A window of the Thermoleophilia bacterium SCSIO 60948 genome harbors these coding sequences:
- the alr gene encoding alanine racemase, producing MRAEAVIDLDALETNARELDRRSGEAALCCVVKADGYGHGVPEAASAALAGGARMLAVATANEVVELRRAQPDAAILVMGALSDPELDLALGAGAEIAVWRRGFLDRLVARSAALGAHPRLHVKADTGMGRLGNKDPREVVRLCEACSDEQRVELAGLWTHFATADEPGSEHFAVQLAEFTALADELAPRHPGLIRHAANSAATLIEPRSHFDMVRCGVALYGLDPFGSDPRDWGLEPALRWRSYVADVKRFRAGEGAGYGQTWRAERDTLVGVVPIGYADGVRRALSNRGELLVGGRRVPIAGTISMDNLTVDLGPDSDVEPGAEAVLIGAQGDDELLAEEMARTLDTINYEITCGVSRRVPRSAEADAMGTGPEEI from the coding sequence ATCCGCGCCGAGGCGGTCATCGACCTCGACGCCCTGGAAACGAACGCCCGCGAGCTCGATCGTCGCTCGGGCGAGGCTGCGCTTTGCTGCGTCGTCAAGGCCGACGGCTACGGCCACGGGGTCCCCGAGGCGGCGAGCGCGGCGCTCGCCGGCGGCGCCCGGATGCTCGCCGTCGCCACCGCGAACGAGGTCGTCGAGTTGCGCCGCGCGCAGCCGGACGCCGCGATCCTGGTCATGGGCGCGCTCTCGGACCCCGAGCTCGACCTCGCGCTCGGCGCCGGCGCCGAGATCGCGGTCTGGCGCCGTGGTTTCCTCGATCGCCTCGTCGCTCGCTCCGCCGCGCTCGGCGCGCATCCACGCCTCCACGTTAAGGCCGATACGGGGATGGGCAGGCTCGGCAACAAAGACCCGCGCGAGGTCGTGCGGCTCTGCGAAGCCTGCTCGGACGAGCAGCGGGTCGAGCTCGCGGGCCTCTGGACCCACTTCGCGACGGCGGACGAGCCCGGCTCGGAGCACTTCGCGGTCCAGCTCGCCGAGTTCACCGCGCTCGCCGACGAGCTGGCTCCGCGCCACCCGGGGCTGATCCGCCACGCCGCCAACAGCGCGGCGACTCTGATCGAGCCGCGGTCGCACTTCGACATGGTCCGCTGCGGCGTCGCGCTCTACGGGCTCGATCCCTTCGGGTCCGATCCGCGCGATTGGGGGCTCGAGCCGGCGCTTCGCTGGCGCTCCTACGTGGCGGACGTCAAGCGCTTCCGGGCGGGCGAGGGCGCCGGGTACGGACAGACCTGGAGGGCCGAGCGCGACACGCTCGTCGGGGTCGTCCCGATCGGCTACGCCGACGGGGTCAGGCGGGCGCTGTCGAACCGCGGCGAGCTGCTCGTCGGCGGGCGCCGGGTCCCGATCGCGGGCACGATCTCGATGGACAACCTCACCGTCGACCTCGGGCCCGACAGCGACGTCGAGCCGGGCGCGGAGGCCGTGTTGATCGGGGCCCAGGGCGACGACGAGCTACTCGCCGAGGAGATGGCGCGGACGCTCGACACGATCAACTACGAGATCACGTGCGGGGTCTCACGTCGCGTTCCGCGCTCGGCCGAGGCCGACGCCATGGGAACCGGACCGGAGGAGATCTGA